DNA sequence from the Malus sylvestris chromosome 10, drMalSylv7.2, whole genome shotgun sequence genome:
TTCAATGCAGAAAGATTACATCGGATGGTGAAATAGGAAGGAAATTGGACCAATTGGTGATGACTTGACGAGCTATATCCATTCTAGTTTGTTAGCTCAACATAAGGGTTCGTACCTTGGCTGCTTCTATCTCTTGTTCCTGCTTCTGGATGTCAAAAGAGAGGGGCCGTAGCATGCACAAAAAGAATAAATCTGACTTCTCAAAGAATGACTTGTGACTCTCTCTGCAAATTACATGAATGGTAAGAAGGATATAATTTTCATTATAAAAGAGGAAAAGAATCAACAACTCAACATCAGAAATACTTAACGTGAATCGTACTATAGACTTAGAGAAAGGCAATGAGATGTGTCTCTCAATTTTCTAACACAATGCGGTCATTTTTTGCTGTCTGTGCAGTCCAAGGAATGTTCAGAAATCTTTAATCCCTATAATAGTCAAGATATCATGGCCTAAAATAGCTCTTATTGGAGCAAATTAAGAATTCTTGTTAATCCACAAATACCTACAAAAGTTGGATTAAACATTCAAATACAATGAAGATAGAACTCATCTATATATTGAACTGAGACATAAAATTTTTGTTATCGCGGTGCGGTCCATAAGAGTGAATGACATGCTTCCCCCTAAATACTTAGTTGGAATGTAGGTTCATGGTCGCAGGTAAAAATTGCAAATCATTGTACAAGGTAGTCCGATTTAAGTTTATAAGCTTATACATAGCTCCATCCAATTGATAATTTCATAGACAAGGACTTCATAAAATTCATACCTGAATGCAAGAACTTCCACAAACTCCGAGTCAATCTGAAACAACAGGATaacaaaaaacatgaaatgATAAATCACATTAATAATCTAATATATACACTCACTACACGGTAAGTCGGAAAACTACTTACTCCTGTTTCTTCCTTCACTTCTCGGACAGCAGCTGCAAAAATATCTTCTCCCTGGGAGATgataaatttttcaatataCAGTTTAGACTAGACCAAACTCAAAAGATCTGAGAATGGGAAACAATGCTTGTTAGAATGCACACATGACACACCTCATCAACGGCTCCAGTAGGGAGCTTCCACAGACCTGTCCCACGATATTGTCCACCCTTTTCTTGGACTACTAGCACCTATCGTTCAAATTTCACAAACCCAAAAGTTTTAGCCATGACAGCAGGATCATGAAAAGCAATAAATATGGTGACAGGTATCAAGCATTGTAAGTAACAAGGCATTCTTCTGAAAATGGTTAACTGAAAACTAATAAATGGATCTCACATAACTCTTTAGACATGATAAGCCAATTGTAGGACTATGCAAGTCCAGAAAATTAATGTAGACATGAAAAATTCCCTCTTTAGGCATAATCTTAAAAGATTATTAGCCACTTACTCAGATGACTGTTCGATGGAAAGAACAtaaacacacgcacacacaaatGAAGCGTGCAAGATGTGGAAACTGTAGATTTATAACTACATAAAGATAAAGGAGTTCCCTTACTTTGAGTAAACTAAATCAAATTGAAAGAAAGGAGCACTATGTGGACATTTGAGATAAACGTGATAATGGTGGCTGGGGTGTTAGAAATTGCATATACCTCTCTGTTTTGATTGATAAGAAAGGCACCAATTCCTACACGGTGTGTTGCATTTGTGGGAAGAGTATGAGGGGACTGAGGAATCCAATACACAAGCATCAAATAATCAGGCTCTGCATGGTGGTACCAGAATCCTTCCTGCAATTCACTCCTGCCCAATATATCATAAGTAATCTATACATATACAGAACACATTTGAATTATTAACattaacaagaagaagaaaagcatGAACAGAATAGGAGCTTGACCTTGACCGCAGCTTCAACAAGATTGACTCGCTCTATTGGCATTTTGATCCAAATACCATTCTTTCCCTGCACAGATATCAATGctttgttaaaacttaaaatatacGATAAGAATCCCAATGAACCTGGGCTGGGCTAGGCTATGCCGACCTAAGGGTCTGTTTGGAACCGCTTATGCAAGCCTTTTTCTAACAAGTAAAAACGCTTATGACTACTTTTAGGCTTTTAGCAGAAAAAGATAAGTATTTAGTGTTTACTTACAGCGAAAACACTCTCCTATCGATCCTATGAAGATTGGCGATGACATTATGATGGGTTGAAGTAAATACCTGCAGCTTCCAATGCGCAATTGAAGATGTAAGAGAGGATACGAAGGTGGCAGGCTCCATGGGCTCAGTGACGTGGACGATCACACCTCCGTAATGATCATTCACTGCATTAAGCACCTTCTTCATCTcccttccaccaccaccaccactttcAGTTTTGGCAGCCATTGATGACAATCCACGAGGAGCACAGGGCTGACCAATGTTAGTTAGGAGAGGCGTCGGTAGCCGTTGttgaccaaaaattaaaaaggaacaGAGGAATGGGCACGCACGTGGCATGTAAGATTATCACGCAATAGGCACGTGATCCACTGACAAAATAGGTGACCTCCGTaaattcaggttttaaggggCCTTTTACCTCTGTTTTACTTTCCATTTACCGAAGTTGATTCCGTTCTAAACCCAAAAACCCTCGCACGAGCCGCTGTCACCTTTCCCCGGCTTTAcctccatttttatttttaaataaatatgtaaaataaattaaatttctcATTTTTACCGTGGTCGTCCCCCGGGGGCGACAAGTTTATGGAACAGTTCACCGGCGGGCGGCAGGTACCCAACCCTGACGTCTTTGGAGAGCAGATATCCCCGTTCCCTGAGAGCACAGACGAGCTTATGTTCGAGAATCCGTGGCCTGCGGTTCCCTCGCCGACCCAGAAGCTGCGTCCTGTTAGGGGCAGCGGCGGCAGGTCTCCGATGGACAGTGAAAGAAAGCTGGAGTATGTTGGTCCGGCCAAAGTTGGGTCGGGAGACGAGGTGGAGGACGAGTCCCGGTCAGTCTTCAACTCCGAAGATTGAATCTTTTGTTCACCGGACCAATCAAATCAAGATTTTTGTTTACgtttttcataattttgtgAACAGTAGGGTTTGGATTAATGGGATTGTGGTCTTTTTAGCTTAATTTATTATATTCCAACCAAAAATGGTTTTGATACGACATGTCCTGTTTGTATAAGCACGTGATGATGTGGTATCGAACTTCAATGATAAATAACGGGTGTGACGTGGttattaataattttattagTAACGTACTTATTTGTTATTAGTGAAACATCTAAATTGGTTTAAAAAGTTTTGTTATTAGTGAAACATCTAAATTGGTTTAAAAAGTTTGTCTACTTAGCATTAGATAATTGTTTTGCTTTGCTGGCCTATAAAGTTAAAAGATAATTGTTGGTTTGCATGTTCCTACATATTATGGTCGGTCTTATTGCCCGTTTGAAGGTTGGTTAGTGTGTATTTATTAGTACCAGTTTAACgaagtgttgtttgttgtaaTGTATATTGTTTTAATCAGAGTGTTGTCTATTTTCGTTCTCACCAGTTGATGATGATCGTGACAAGTATTTAAAAGCACAAGGTGAAGAACCCGTGAACCGGAAGAGAAAGACAAGTCCGAGGAGCGGAAACGGGCTTGAAATTGAAAGGGTCGAGGAGGGCCGgtccagagatttttgaggcccgggACGACATAAAAAAAAGTGCCCTAACTTCaagtaagaaaattatttattttcacacataagacatcgaaaaaattatacttagaaaaacacttcaaactcaataatttagaaacacagaaaaactaatttattttgtattgatagaaggaaacaaaaaaactttgggcttacaagtagatagatgatgagttttgttttccatctgaattttgaatatgtttttgaataaatcatgaagtttttttattttatttactaaccttgtcaatatgggactaaaaaataatgatgttttcgagtctttaattgatatgtattattaatgaatgggcactaaattaaacattttgatgacacgtcgtacaatttgcaaattttgtctacgtattattctttgttgaagattagacttgaattaaaacgaatatttaaaaataacaacccacatagctactagatagtaactaaaaataaattaccaaccaaacaaaaatttataaaaattgaaaagaataaacatgcacatagcattttgaacttaggacctcttgttaattttaaacaacaaaaatcattgtttctaattaaacttcttgatcctttaaccaaattttctaaatttatactcttataaaaagaaatttgtaaaaaaaggaaaataaataagcacatatggtgttttgaacccaagacctccttattattttcaaataacaaaccatcacttctagttaaatttctatgtctttgaaccaaattttataaatttatactcttataaaaacatatataaatataccgccctagtaattttggtgcccctaatttttttggacCCTGGACGGTTGCCCCAcctgcactgggcctgggccggccaGCTATTTCTGGGAAGTCTGGTGAAAAAAAAGTGATGGAGCAGCAAGAGCAGATGCATAAGCAGTTAATAGAGATGGTagaaaagaaggagaaagagagattaGCAAGAGAAGAAGCCTGGAAGCAGCAGGAGTTAGAAAGACTGAAAAGGGATAAGGAGATAAGAGCCCAAGAGACATCTCGCAACCTTGCGCTCATTCCTTTATCCAGAATTATTTGGGCTATGAAATTCAAGTCCCCCAACCATCACCAGCAACAGCACCCGAACGAACACCAGCACCAACAGCAGTACCAATACCAATATCGGTAGTACCTAAATATGATCACCAACGCGTGGAAGGAAATGGGAAGGCAGACAATGGCATGCAGAGAGACCTGATGTTGGTGAGCCATAGTGATGCAACGAATAGAAGATGGCCAGAAGCTGAAGTACAAGCCCTCATAACGCAGCGGGCTGCTTTCGAACACAAGTTTCGCGTTGCAGGTACTCCAAAGGGACGCATATGGGAGGAGATATCTGTTAAGATGCATGAATGGGCTACGTCCGGTCAGGAAGGAAGTGCAGGGAGAAATGGAAAAACATCAACAAGTATTTCAGAAGGTGCATGGGATCAGACAATAAGCGCCCTGCAAATGCCAAGCTTTGTCCATATTTTCATGAATTGGAGTTGCTCCAAAAAAGTGAACTTGTAAGTTTCGGGAATGGCTTTAACCGCACAATCAACCAGAACGAGGCCAATATTGAAAAACAGTAGCAAAAGAGTGAAGGAGTGATGACGGTATTCAAAACATCTTCTAACTTGTAATTTTGAtaacggagagagagagagagatgaatgcTGCTCTGATCTTTTGATGGATGGCTAATTGATGTTTAATTTTGTGGGTTGTATTGTTATCTTATATCTCTGGTGATCTGGTGAAGAAGTTGTATCTCGATTACTTTTTATATCATATTGACATTTAACTTTGTATCTCGATTGAACTTTTTATTGCACTTAGCAGAGGCGTGGTGTTTGCTTTGCTAATTGAAAGGGGTTAGAAAGAAATAGACGATGGAAttgcaaacaaacaaattaaatgatCCCGTCGCTTCGATCAGGGATTTCGTTAGTTATATTTCACTGCCGCCGGGTTATTCATTATTCAGACGAAGTTAACATTCAAACAACATTCAGAAACAGAAGAAGAAATGAATTTGGGATCATTAATTTTAAGTGCAGATTAACATGTGCTTAACGTGACTCGGCCATAATACAATTAATggatgaaagaaaaaagaagacggataaaataaaaagtaaaccAAGCAAGTAGTAGACATCCATTAATTAATCATGTCATTTATTTAAGGGTAAACAATCGTACAATAGATTGCATGTTATTATGCATATAGATATAGGACATGATTGCAGCGCCATTGGCATGATTCAAGCCTGGTTCATAAAGAACCAAACCGCTCCCAAAATGATGGGGATGACCAGGATCAGAGCAAGAGCAGGAGGGTGCAGCGGACCCATCAGCAGAGGCGCCAACAACACAATGGCCGCCACCAAAAGGAATACCAGAATGGAGACACTCACTTGATCCATATTTTCTTCAAATTATAATACCAACAGTTGAATGGCGATGAATGTTGAGGAAGAGTGGTGGTGGTCGgggtggcggtggtggtgggGGTGTATATATAATGTGCATGGTGTCTGTCTGTGCAGGCATACAACGATTGGGAAACGATGCCATGCAAATGAAACCCCTCAGTCCCTGCCTGATCAGCGTGTAAGGGGAATCGTTGCCTTGCCGGCGGTCCGGTTAGAGACGTACTCTCTCacgaaattaaattaataaattcgCTGCTGTATATCATAATAATCTATTTTCTGATGAAAAAATCGCATTATATATTTGAAGAACAAGTCCTAAACTGATGATCGCAAGCCCAAATGAATACGCGGCGCTACCTGCAACTACGGATTGCCACGTGGGTTGTAGTTTAGAGCAGTATAAAGGTAGATCCTTGCCAAGTAATAGCTTGTTCAAACTTGACTCGAGTCTTCTCCTCTTTCAAAAactgttgagagagagagagagagagagagagagagagagagaaaggcagATCAGGGCAGGAAAATATAATGGAACGATCAGGAGGTTTCCATGGCTATCAAAAGACCACGACTACCCCAAACACAACCTCTGCTTCTGGTAAAACTATTCTTCCTTAATTTTCTTAATAGAAAACTAGATTTTAATCcctaaagaagatgaagattagaaaaatatctcatacaagattaaaatttgattttagtcCTAGACTCTATTAAATGTCAGCATATGTATTCAATgtctctattttttatttataattttgtggtgttcataaattaaatattatgaaaatatataaattttaattcttattttGGTGAGTATCTTACAtaacataagaaaatattttcgtagagatttttcggtacacttatgtttttgtatattttcttatggaccactaattcattacaatatatttagatacgaacatttcggtacactgagttagtataatatgtttaggtACGAACATTTAGGTATACTagtttagtataatatatttaggtatcGACTTTTtggtacactagtttagtatcaTATAGTTAGGTACGGAATTTTCGGTACACttatatttttgcatattttcttatgtgccactaatttACTACAATATATTTAAGTACAGACATTTAGGTATACTAAATTAGTACAATATATTATGATGCGGACGTTTAGGTACACTAATTagagaaaattaaataaaattaataaattgaaatgtgtataataataaatataaaatttaatgtaatgacattaaataaaatatctattaaatatttaaataaaaatataatataaatttgaattaagtacatattaagggactaaaatcaatatccaatccaacataaggattttattaaattttaatcttctttaaggattaaagttcaaaaaccctTTTTCTTAATAATTAACTTCCCTACGTATATTtcttactatatatatatgtgtgtgtgtgtgggtgtggggTACCATTTTTATATATCTATTGCATGTATTAGATGTATGTATCTTGGTTAATTCAGAGTCTGTCTGTCCGTCTGTCTTTAAGATCTATCTATCGTTGTATACTCTTAGAAGCAAACGCATGCATTTGCACCAATTTGATGATCAATTATTTcacaaattaatttttaattagttcTAATTCTATCTTCATACAGTTGCGAGGTTTCAGCTCTTTTGTACTCATCCTTGGATATATTGAAGCTCCGTTTAATACTTCCTTATCATTTCattccatatttttttctttcaatattAATTGATCAGTGGTCACATACAGACATTCTACCTCCTCCCTCTCTTCCGCTCTCGATCTATATATAAATCTGTTCAGTTTCCTCTATTATATATCATTCTTAAGTCTTGGATTTATTATATATTGGCAAACATATCCATTTGATCGATATCACTGCCACTGGCAGTACTCATCATTTGTTAACTTTGGTAAATATATATCTGAGTCTGAGGAGCTGACTGTCCGGACCAagaagatatttatatatagATGCCTGAAACTTAATTAGAGGATGCATAAATAGGCATATATAGGCAGCAGGTAGGCTTAGCAATATCAATGTGCAGaagaattataaaatatatgggtgatgaaaattgaaaaagaagtaACCGCTGATCTCGTAGCCAGAGAAGAGAATAGAGTTTACAAGTGGCAACCATCTTACATGCAATCTATGACTCCATATTAAACAAGTGGCCTCCATGCATGCATATACtaaggggtggatttttttgccaaattgccgtgccaaccgaattaccaaccgtgccataccgattttgtgccaaattttttgtgccaatcggtaatggtacggtattgtaccgtaccgaaatttcttggtacggtattggtaatggatatcattaccacggtattaccttACCGTACCgaacatataatataatatataaattataaattatataatatataattatataacacatatttataatattctaataatttgatatgatgAAAGAGGCTCAACCTCGGTTCAAGATTCCAAATAGGAAGAAGATTGCGGCCAATGTGTGGGATTTATATGTGTTGGAGAAGTCTAAGTTATTTGAAGCAATGCATAATCAAAAGGTAAGTATCACAACCGATACTTGGACATCGGTACAAAACATTAACTACATGGTAGTTACCGCTCACTTCATGGATAGTGAATGAAAGTTGCACAAACgtatcataaacttcataaaGATCACGGGTCATAAGGGAGAAGACATTGGGAAAGTTCTAGAAGTGTGTTTGAACCAATGGAGGATAGAGAAGATCTTTAGCATGGGggaaacttctatttgttttggttcgtaacttctatttggattgtaagcttaattttcatcatgaattttgatgcatcatttgaattattgtgtgtgtgaattgtaaatgatgaataatagatgaatttaggctacaatgtatgagataaaggtacaataaaaaagttttgcccttgaattgggttaaaaaagcaaaaacaaattttgttccaaaacaaagtggcaattaccattgccatacaatgccaaccgaacatttggcaataccgaacttcggtataccgaaagtttggtatggtaatggtaatagattttactaaaccgaaagtttggtacggtaattggtacaagggttttggtacggtaaccgtaccgaacccaccctaCTATCACGCATCCCCCGGCCCCACTCCACTCACTctaagagatttttcagtgtgaccagtACACTGGATGATacaccacgtgttattatacaaattaTGGGAtgtgtgtgttaaaaagttaataacttaaaaaataaaatttctcatcataCTTATtaaaacacatggtgtaccattTGTGTTATCGTCACAACTTAAAATTTCTCTCATATGTCGGCTTTCGTCTTCTTCTCTTTCCTTGCAGTATGCTATTGCACTTACCATATTATGCTACATTTATATCATATTTATAATGAAGATATGGCTAGTCAACATATGTAAATTTTAACTCTATAAGAAAAATAGCTGATAAATGTTAAGAATGGTAATTTTCATTGCACATTCATACTCTAGTTTTACAATGACTTAACTTTTAATCGAAGCACGAAAGGCAAAACCCTAATAATTACTTTATACTACAATATGTGATTCCTTCCCCTTAATCTGGCTTCCAAAAAGTGACGTACTACGTACTCCCGTGGCCCCAGCTCCACATGACACTTACCACATGTTTTAACATTATTTATATACTCACCACATATTATACTATTATTtataccttctttttttttttggaaatcttATTTATACCTTCTTTCTATTAAAGGTAAAATCATGTTTTCACATTATTTATATACTCACCACATATTATACTATTATTTATACCTTCTTTCTATTAAAGGTAAAATCTACAACACGTGGTTTATTTCTCTGTTAAAGAGATGAATGAGATGATACAAATAGTTAATATGAGTAgtatttttgttgatttttaacATTCGATCTCTGTCTATGTATTCATACCCTTTTgtataaatgaaaataaaattaatgaaaaaaaaaaacataaatgtacTGCAAGTATTACTCTATTTTCACGATCATTTGTGTACTAATATATTATTTGAGAGTCCATGCAGGGCTGAAACTATCAGATATCAACGTGAGGCCGGCTGAGATGAACCAATACAGCATGGGGATAGGGAGACaaactaccaccaccaccaacgtTAACAATGTTGTTAACAACAGCAACGTTAACCACTCCTCCTCCGATGCCAATACCACTAATGGCACTGCCGATGACAACGAGTGCATGGTGCGAGAGCAAGACCGTTTCATCCGATAGCCAATGTGATAAGAATCATGCGCAAGATCCTACCCCCACATGCCAAGATCTCCGACGACGCCAAGGAAACCATCCAAGAGTGCGTCTCCGAGTACATCAGCTTCATCACCGGGGAGGCCAACGAGCGCTGCCAGCGCGAGCAGCGCAAGACCATCACTGCTGAAGACGTGCTGTGGACCATGAGCAAGCTCGGCTTTGATGACTACATCGAGCCACTCACCCTCTACCTGCACCGCTACCGCGAGATGGAGGGCGAGCGCGGGT
Encoded proteins:
- the LOC126584144 gene encoding nudix hydrolase 2 isoform X2, producing MAAKTESGGGGGREMKKVLNAVNDHYGGVIVHVTEPMEPATFVSSLTSSIAHWKLQGKNGIWIKMPIERVNLVEAAVKEGFWYHHAEPDYLMLVYWIPQSPHTLPTNATHRVGIGAFLINQNREVLVVQEKGGQYRGTGLWKLPTGAVDEGEDIFAAAVREVKEETGIDSEFVEVLAFRESHKSFFEKSDLFFLCMLRPLSFDIQKQEQEIEAAKWMPFEEYAAQPFVQKNEFLKYINDICKTKIDGQCSGFSPVRASRFF
- the LOC126584144 gene encoding nudix hydrolase 2 isoform X1 → MAAKTESGGGGGREMKKVLNAVNDHYGGVIVHVTEPMEPATFVSSLTSSIAHWKLQGKNGIWIKMPIERVNLVEAAVKEGFWYHHAEPDYLMLVYWIPQSPHTLPTNATHRVGIGAFLINQNREVLVVQEKGGQYRGTGLWKLPTGAVDEGEDIFAAAVREVKEETGIDSEFVEVLAFRESHKSFFEKSDLFFLCMLRPLSFDIQKQEQEIEAAKWMPYEEYAAQPFVQKYELLKYMHDICKAKIDGKYSGFSPLPSRSYSLHKSYLYLNSSKAPKRRSKL
- the LOC126584599 gene encoding LOW QUALITY PROTEIN: trihelix transcription factor GTL1 (The sequence of the model RefSeq protein was modified relative to this genomic sequence to represent the inferred CDS: inserted 2 bases in 2 codons), encoding FGPWTVAPPALGLGRPAISGKSGEKKVMEQQEQMHKQLIEMVEKKEKERLAREEAWKQQELERLKRDKEIRAQETSRNLALXSFIQNYLGYEIQVPQPSPATAPERTPAPTAVPIPISRDLMLVSHSDATNRRWPEAEVQALITQRAAFEHKFRVAGTPKGRIWEEISVKMHXMGYVRSGRKCREKWKNINKYFRRCMGSDNKRPANAKLCPYFHELELLQKSELVSFGNGFNRTINQNEANIEKQ